The following coding sequences lie in one Lolium perenne isolate Kyuss_39 chromosome 2, Kyuss_2.0, whole genome shotgun sequence genomic window:
- the LOC127335904 gene encoding uncharacterized protein, which produces MSDVYKKAKPGRLVFKGGEAATLRKPKKQKKNKKPAADLPADADPEAAAGEAAAPTEGAEGGGAGGDDYTIDAAKRMKYEEIFPVETRKFGYDPSNAVRASRDRTVEQALDDRVRKKADRYCK; this is translated from the coding sequence ATGTCGGACGTTTACAAGAAAGCCAAGCCCGGCCGCCTCGTCTTCAAGGGCGGCGAGGCCGCCACCCTCCGCAAgcccaagaagcagaagaagaacaagaagcccGCCGCCGATCTCCCCGCCGACGCCGACCCCGAAGCCGCCGCAGGGGAGGCGGCCGCGCCCACGGAGGGCGCCGAGGGCGGAGGCGCTGGGGGCGACGACTACACCATCGACGCGGCCAAGCGGATGAAGTACGAGGAGATCTTCCCCGTGGAGACGAGGAAGTTCGGCTACGACCCGTCCAACGCCGTCCGCGCCTCCCGCGACCGCACCGTCGAGCAGGCCCTCGACGACCGCGTGCGCAAGAAGGCCGACCGCTACTGCAAGTGA